The Kogia breviceps isolate mKogBre1 chromosome 2, mKogBre1 haplotype 1, whole genome shotgun sequence genome segment AGGCGGAGCAGGTGCTGTCTTGCTTCTCTCATTGACATACCTTCCCATATTGCATTTATATCAATGATGGTTGACAGGGTATTTTTCTGACATCCAGGcatttcctttcctccatttGGGTAGAAATCCAGGTGGCCCACCTTTTGGCTCATTCCAAAACCTGAAACATTGGCAGCAGGGGTGAGTGGGAGGGAAGTGGTCCCAGAGTCAGGCCAGGTGGCCACAACGAGCATTCAGCCCCTTCCAATGCGAGCAAGAGCCCTCCTGGCAGCTTCTCCCCACAGCGCAGCCGCCCTGTCTCTGGCTCTGTGAAAGTTCTCAGATGAGCACTTGGCCAGacaagaaaggaggagagagcagaggaCGTAAGATGAGGGGGGAGGTAGGCTCTGGCTGAGCGGGCACATGTGTatttgtgtctgtctgtctgtcttgggGAGGCCCTGAACAACAACGATACCATCATCGGTGTCCTGATACCATTATGCACCAGAAGACACATGTCAGGGCAGGGCTGGTGcactttttattactttattcattttaaaattttggtttctaCATTATAGTGTTACACTGAGACCACATAAACTTTGTTGTTTTATTGAGAACCACAGCATGATGGCTAGGTGGTTTGGATTTTGAAGCACACAGACCTGTGATCACATCCTGGTTCTTCTTACATATCTCTGATCTTGGGCAACTACTTGACCTTgtcaagcctcagcttcctcagctaTGAAGTGGTAATAACAATACCCACTTTTCAGGGTTGTTACAACCATTAATGAGCTAATGTATAcaaaatgttcaatgcagcacatGGTAAACACTCCATAAGTGACAGGATCATCAAAAACATACCTTTTATTGGCACATTTCATGAGTGGTTATACAAGAAAATAGTGAAAACAAAATGTTAACTTTAGAAGAATTAAATTAAGGGCTATATTTAATCTCCAACAAAACAAACTGTAAGCAAAGCtttgacaaaagaagaaaaaaaatgcaaagattaCCTTTGCATTTTGCAAGTACAGGTCAAACATCAATAATAAATACCACTCTGGATATTGACAGACTAGGGAAGGATGCAGAGTTTGGAGACTGAGCGAGCCTTCCATAGGTTATAGAAGTCTTTTGTCCTGCCTGGGGCCTCAGGCTGATATCACTGGCACTGAACTGGCTGTTTGTGGCTGACACCCGTTTTGACTGGTTGGTGCCCAAAcacccattctgactggtgggttAACCATTTTGAATACCACCCTGTGGTATGTGTgtgcgggtgggggagggtggcaggggGCACATGCCCGGACCTGCTCTCATCAGTTACAGCCCTGGTCCCTGAGAGGTGGGGTGAGGAACTTACCCAGGAAAGGGATTATAGGAGCAGAATCCGTGTGAATCACATCCACAAACATGGCATCAGACGGGTCCAGCCGAACCTCCTCTGGCGTGCCCTGGAAGCATGGCTGTGCCGGGTCCAGCCCTAAGAAGGGGGAGGTGGACAGGGAGGCCACAGTCTAAGACCACGCAGGATCTAAACCCTGTACACACAAAATCCATGGGGATTCCTGGGCAAAGGACCCCACACCCCAGCAGTCATAGTTTGGAGAATTGGGTCTGTAGCTCCTGGTCTGCTTGGGAGAGAGGCTGGGACAGACAGGCTGCCAGTGGGGTCATTGCCTGTCACAGAACATCCAGAAGTCCCCACTGCCTGGAGTCATGGACGATCGGGATGGTGCCTTTGCTCCCCTcgtctcccttttcctttttttcccccacacacGTTTTGTTTGGCCACTGCCCTCCGAGACTGAGCTCCCCGGCCTGGCCCAGCTCCTCCACAGTCTCCGAGCCCTGCACAGTCCATTCCCCTGCGTCTTCGGTCATGGCCCCGGGCCTGCCCCTCGCTTCCCCGCATTCCCCCCTAATCTGATTCTCTCCCCTCCAAGACCCCCTCAAACACGACCTCTTCATGGAAAATGTAGCCTCTCCTTTCTTGGCTCATTCCCTCCTCATTGCATAGGATTCTTCTGCATTAGTTAATTCTGCTTTGGCTTTTATTTGCCGACTTAGTTGTCTGCCTCCTGCCCTAGACTGTGGATTCCTGAGGCAGGGGCCGTGCCCAGTTCATCTTCAAAGAGAAGCAGAAGGTGGAAGGAGCGGGCCACTCAGGACTCGGTGACCTACATCTAGTGCTGAAGGCCAGGTGCCTGTCCTCCCTGAACTTGGAAAGGGGGAATAACAACAGTAACTCCCCTGGCAGGGTTACTGTGAGAATGCCCTGAAAAGACCGAAGAGAAAGGACATTGCAAACTGAAAAATTCTAGGTGAACATGAACCATTGACCCTTTATCCTTCCCCCGAAGCCTAGCCTGGTGCCCAGAGCAACAGACGCATTCGTTAAGTGTTGACTTGAACAGTTTGCCTAAGTTACATACTGATGTGGTGCAACAAACGgttgtgtgtgtctatgtctgtGAATTCATTCTCCCCgagtttccttcctcccttccttcctccattgatTCTTTATTGTGCACCTCCTATGGCAGGTCTCAGCTAGTCCCTTTCATTTTCAGCCTGTCCTGGCACAGcgaagacattcaataaatatttgtggaactgatgaactgatttttttcaaaaatcagctcactttttaaaacactttgcCATACTCTAGCAATAATAACCCTGAAGTCATGAGTTTATAATGTGTTcgttatagttttctttttttataaatgcaTTTTTGCATACAATCGTGTATTTTCTAGtacacatgaaaatatatgaacaaTTATTTTCTAAGTCCCCTGCACCGCCTGAAACCAGTTCCAGGAGGACCGGAAGGGGCGCCCTTGGCCGTGGGAAGTGCGCGCGTCTCGCGTTCCACCGCCCTCTCTCCTGGctgcgccggcgcccgcccccaaCCCCGGCCCAGCGCCCGTACCTGTGATTCTGCCCACGCGGCCCCCGAGCCTCCTGCCCGCCTCAGCGGCCGTGTGCGCACCCAGGCTGTGGCCGATGAGGTGCACGTTCTCGGGGCCATAGCCCAGCTGGGTCTGCGGAGGGAAAGAGCGTCAGGTCCCAGAGCACCGGGTGGGGACGCGCCGGCTCTCGGGGCGTCTGGAAACTCGGGAGGAACGACCCCCGGCTCCAGGCCGCCGCCTAGGACAGCGCGCCCCGGCTCCTGGGTGGCCACGGTCTGCAGGTCCCGGGGTCCGGCTGGCGCGCGGGGTAACGGTGCTGACCAGCGGCCAGCACGTGACCTGCAGGCCGCCTTGGCCGAGACTGGCAGTGCTCTGCCGGCTCCCACACGCAGCCCACGGcggacctccctcccctccctcgtcCCCGGCAGGGGCTGGGCCAGTCCAGAACGTGGTAATGGGCCCGGCTCTGGGGTTCTCCAGACTCGACCTTCCTGGAGGCTGTAAGGGACCTTCCCTGAGAGCGAAGACTCATCTGGGCTGAGAACTTCAGGGCAGCCCAGCCTGCTCTACAATTCCCAGAACAGCCTGCAAGGAAGGCTTATTtcaaaaggggaaactgaggcttgaagaggTTAGCCTGCCTCAGGCCCCACAGCTAGGGATCTTCAGGACAACCCCGGAGGGAGGAAGTTTGCAGCTTCATGTAGCAAAGGCCCTTCTTGGGCTCCGGGCTTTCAGGCTCTGCCTCTACCCATGGGTCCCCAGGCTGGCCCTGGGGGCCACGGGGCGCTGGcctgcccctctccctgccccctacCCACAGGATGTGGCCCAGGCAGGGGTTTACCGACAGCCCTTGTATTAAGAAAGCTATCTCGGCTCCCACGACCCGAGTGTTGTGGACGGCTTGGGTGTATCCTGTCCGGGCCCCGCGCTTCCAGTCCACACACATGCAGTTCACCTTCTCCACTTGAAACATTTTCTGGGAAAGACAAACATGAGGGAGAAACCAATTTATTAACAGCCACGGGTTGCACACTCCAGAGATAGGAATTCACAACCGTCAAGCGTCTAGCTTGTGTCAGAGCTTTAATATTCCTCACACTTGTCCTGATCCGCACCACAGTGCTGTGAACTGGGTATACTTACTCCCACTtagcagatgtggaaactgaggcccggaacAGAGTGACTTGTCTGAGGTTTTACAGGTGGTCATTGACACAACCAGGTCAGAAGGATGACTTACGAGGTCAGGGGTTAGCAAACTGCTACCCAAGTGCCAAATCCACTGGGGTAGTAGTTTGCTAACTGCTTTTATGAAGTTTTATTGCAAgcagccacacccatttgtttacatattgttcatctctgcctCATAGCTACAACAGAAGCCATATGAGCTGAAACCATATGACCCACAAATGCTACAATATTTATTACCTGCTCTTCTACAGGAAAGTTTGCAGATGCTTATACTAGATAGTTGAGGCCACAGAGAGGCTGCTTTTATGTTCCCCAAAATGCTTCGATGGGAGATATAAAGTATTGAGGGACGAGTTAAATAAGATGAAATTTAGACCGAGGTAGGAGACAACTATCCTGGATACATGCATCTTTTGTATCATGTAGCACAGATACCCAAGCACAGATACTGGTcccttgggggggtggggggaagaaacaTCAGAAAGGGCTACACTATATCCTTTGTTCATTTTGGGAGGTCCTGGACTGCATTTTGAAGTTGGGAGTGGTTGGCTGGGGGTCAAGGCATCCTGGTGGACCACATACCCTCGGCTCTCCAATTTCCAGGTCTGTATAGCCTCCCTCTGGAACTCAGGAGGCACGTGTGAAACCCCAGACCAAGAGGTACAAAGAGCGCTTGGGCAGAAGCTGCTCGAGGTCTTATCCCAGTGCAGCTTAAGCCTCTAAGAGCCGTGCCATGGGCACCTCCTACAGGCTAAAGCTGTAGACACACGGGATTGTGGTGTCTTGTGGACAGAAGACCTCGTTTCTCATTCCACCTCTGGATTCAACTTTAGGCAAGTGTTGAACTTTTCTttgccttaatttcttcatctataaaatgagaacataACTGTGCCTGCCTCACAGCGTGGCTGGGAGGGTTAAACGGGACAAGGACTGTTAGCACAATGCCAGActcacagtaagtgctcaggaaatgGATGGTATGAATAATAATTCATTACTAATATTCATGATCACTAtagagctgcactgtccaatactgTGGCCAcgagccacatgtggctctttacaattaattaaaatgaaataaaatgtaaaatgcagtTCTTTGGTCACACTAGCCACAAGTCAAGCGCTCAGTAAGCACAGGTGGCCAGTGGCTCCTGATTCAGGTAGTGCAGATACaggacatttccatcatcacagaaaatgCTATTGGATAGTAGTGCTGCAGGGGGTAAAGTATTTTTTATGCCATACGAGGGGTTTATATAAACCATCAGAGACAAGCGCCAGGTAATTTGCTGTTGTCTCCACCTCTGGGACTTTCTGATTGGCTCTGGGTCTTTTCAGCCTCATAAGGAGATGTTTGACTAGAGGTTCGTGGGTTGGGAGACCTTGACATTGGGTACCCATGGAAACCCGAGTTTTCCTCAGTGGTTTTAGGATGGACCCGTCTCTCCTGGGAGGTTATCCTTTCCCAGCCTCAGGGGATGCAGAGTTTGACTCCGTGTGCTGGGCGCTGCTCTCACCAGGTGAGGGGGGTGAGTGCCTACCTTGCATAGGTCAATTatccagccctcctcccccttgtCTAGGAAGCCGTGGATGACGAAGCGCGTCTTGCGGTGCAGCTGGAAGTTTGAAGCCTCGATGGTGGCCAGGTCAGTGACATTGATCCGCTGGTTGAATTAGAAAAGATGAATTTGATTGTTGGTCTTTCCAAGCTACAGGCCCATTAGAGCCCATTCCCGTAAGACCAAGGTGACAGACTCAACTCCCAAGCAGTTGGGTGAGGCTAGAACAGGAGGTCCTGACTTAGGGTTGGAGGGTAGAATTCAGAACGTccaagttcattgatttttctatacTGAAATGTAGCGTTTTTTGTTAATTGTGAAATTGAGCAACAAACATAGCAGACTTAGCAATACACTGTCACCAATAGAGGTggcagatattttcattttatagtacAGCTGTTACACATATTGTAAAATATCATTTGTACTCattactatttaaaattatagaagTTATTAGACCAACCCCTAGACCTTGTTATTTAGTGAGATGATGAAACAGCACACATATTACTATATcccatatttatctttttaaatgttctgaTAACTGTTTTCCAATACAATTAGTGTCCTTTATAAtccaatgttttttattttatgcgTTTAACCCTTCCTGCTCCATTCAGGTGCTTCTCCCCTCATGCCTGATGCTTCTGGCCCAGGGGTTCCTCAGCTTTTCTGTGCCAGGACCTCTTTGGCCATCTGGGGAAGCCTATGAGGCCCTTCtaaggacttttctttttttttgcatatattttatttttaaaaattatatttttaagtgggGACTCTGGGTGGGTAGTTTGTCACCTAGAATCCAACAGTGGGTGACCTCGGGGACCTATAGGCAGACACCCTGCTCTCTCAAACTTGGTTTGGGGTCAGAGCTGTGAGCTGCCTGAGGTCTGAGCGAGTTCTTCCTGTTCACTTCTGAGCACCTGGAGGAAGCCTGCTGGCCTTCACCTGGCAGGCCTTCTGGGAACTGAAGATTGCTCCAAGCGTCCCCAGATTTCTCCTTTGTCATTAAATGTCCCCTGTTCCCCTTCCAGCTCCTGAGGAAGGATTTACACCCCCCAATCCCTACCCTCTGAGGGACTACGCTCCCTCCGCTGCCTGGTTCGGAAAGAAGGCAGCCCCTCTCAGGGATACATAGGTCTGGGTTTCTCCATAAGAGCTgctcacaccccctccccccgcaaATGGGGTTCTAATCCTGGGAAGCCCTGCAGTTCTGTGCACAAGTGTGGGACTGTGTCAGTTTCCGGGTTGGGCGTCCAGAGATTTCATCAGATACTCGAAGGGATTTATGATCTCGAGAGCTAAGACGGCTCTAAGTCTAACACTGGTGAGGAAGCATCGTGTAAAAAGTTCCAAGGCAGTGAATTATTCCTCAGACAGCCGCGTGAAAGCTGCAGTGTGGGCGCCCCAATCCCCCACCATGAGGTCATTCTGTGCCCCTCTTACTTGGTAGTTATTTGGATTCTCATTTGTATACAGAAGAAAGTGGGTGTCAATGTCCTTGGGAGACCAGGGAAATAACTTTAAAGGCCGCGGAAGGATCCCGGTCCATGGTTTTTCATCGGAAAAGCAGCCAAAAGGTTTATAGCAGACCTCCTTTCCTGGGGCAGGAAGAGGAACAAACAGGACACTTGTGAGGTTCTGAGAAGGGGCAATGTCGTCTCAGCTGCTTGGGAGGACCCTGCAGGGTACAGCTCAGGGCTGGTGAAGGCCGATACTCATCTTTGTCTCTGCTCTCAGTGTTCCTCAGACTTCCGTGGTGATAAGAACCACCTCGGGGCTGGGGGTGAGTGAGCATATGCACactcccaggccccgccctcagagattctgatccaGAAGGTCCGGGGTGGGGCCCGAGAAACAGCATATTTAATTAGTGCCCCTGTTCATCAGGCAAGTTGGGGAATCACTGAGAATTCCTGGGAACCTTCAGCCTTAAAACTACCTCTTGCGGGAAACTCCCAGGTGGCCCTTTACATCCACTCATCAACCATCAGGTATTTATCAAGTGTCTGCGAATGGCGTAGCACAGAGACGCTACTCTATGAGTCTTGAGGTCTCGCTTACATCCAGCACAGGCCATGCACACAGTAGGCGTTCCTGGGCGTCTGTCTAGTCTACATGTCTTCACGTCATCCTTCTATGCACCTTTGttttttccaaattattctcTGCCATTCCAGATTTCCCtgttgttctttgaaaaggtaaatgtCTTGAGAACAGggagaatttatttttgcatCAGACTGTGTATCGTAGGGGCTCAGTACATGCAGCTGATGACCTAAATAACCCCATCTACCTCTGAGGGTCCTTTCTCTAGTCCGTGACGTATTTTCACAATTATGTCACCCCCAGTATGACCAGGGGTGACATAATTTCAAATCCAGAGGATTACAATGGATTTTCTCTCTTAGGCTTCCTCAACTGATGGAGCCAAATATTGGTCATTCGTTCAAAAACTGGTAATAGTTAATGCTTgttgtttactatgtgccagacaccacaCTAGTGTTTTCCCAGTATTGGCCTGTTTAGCCTCCAAACAGCCCATGAGGAAGGAATGAATATTACCTCTATTTGACAGAAGAAGGGCCCCAGGCACAGAGATGAAAAGTCAGCTACTCAAGGCCACAGCCAGTGGTAGAGCCACGATTTGAACCCGGGAAGCTTAACTAGGAATAAAAGTAGGAACTGGGGAGCCATAGAGACACATCAGATGGAAACCCGGCCCTGAAAGAGAGGGAATCTAACTGGGAAGGAATAATGACAGCGTTGAATTCATTCTGGGAAAGGGGGAACAGTCCCACAGGAAAGGCCACAGGAGGCTAAAGCAACCTTGGCTTCCCACGGAAAGCACGGGGGCTTCGACGCCAGGTTAAGACAGCTGGGCGTTAGGTGGGTAGCGGGGAAGTGCCGGTGGTGCCGAGCCGGCGAGTGAGGTAGGAGCCCAGTGTAAGTGGCTCAGAGGTgcggggcctgggggcagggctgtggcctggagaggggagaggcctTCTGACCTGATGGCAGAGGAAGTTAAGGAAGAGGTAGGGACACGGGGCTAGGGGGGCGCTGCCCAAGCCTGGTGTGGAACAAGTGAGTCTGAGGCATGGTGGGAGGCCCTGGTGGAGCTGCCTGGAACTTGGGAGGCCTGGGGCTGTGCTGGTGGGGACTGGACAAGGAGACAGtcctgaggaacagaaagatgaGGAGGGCACCTGGAGTGAGCTTCGGGCATATGCCCATGTCTGGGGCTGGAGGAAGCAGCAGATCGGCGAAGGAGACCAAGGGGGGTTGGAAAGGCCTGAGGAGCGTCCAGACCCCCCCCCCGGGCTCTTCTGTCGGGGGCCGGGTCTGGTTGCGAGGCCGGGGTGGAATtccagaaaggcaggaggggctggggacaAGCCGAGGAGACAAGGGGGAAGGGTCTGGATGCAGAAGAAAGCCCttgcaggggctggaggagaccATGTCTGCTCTTTGGGAGACTGTGCTCAGCAGGGTTTGGGGGTCCGGGCCCGGCAGTGAAGGGTTCTGCCTGATGGGAGAGGAGGTGAGAAGACCCGGCAGCGTGGGAAAGAGAGCACCTGCGAGGTACACTTGTGAGGCGGTGGGGGGCTGGGCATAAGCAGATTCGGGCTCAAGGGGGCTTTGGTAACAAGGGAGGTTTTAGGATAAGTGGAACGTGGGTGTCTGCATCCCCTCTGGGCAGGAGGCCGGGCAGGACGGGAGTTCACAGGGGGACGCGTCCACAAGATTTTAGTCTGCAGACGTGCACTTGTCCATGCCTAGGGGCTGAGGGTATTGGGGGCCTGACAAGAACGTCCCACTCTCCACCTGGCCCAGCTGACTGCCACCTCCACCGCCTGCTCCAGCCACTGGAGCCTTTGCAGGAGGACGGGAGCCGAGCTGGACAATTCTGGGATCATCCTTGTTGAGCCTGGTGCCCTGTCTTTACCGCAGAGCCCTCACTCCCCGACTGGCAGCGATTGCTGTTTCATGCAATAACGATAATGCTATTAATTAGGAAGATAATGATGAAGATGCCTCCGTCTGTCTCACCCAAAGGCCAGCCCGGGCACGGTCACCAAAGGGATAGTGACAGCATCCTCACCTCTGACTGTGGCCAGCAGGAGAAGGCCGATGGTCCAAGAGGGCAGCATCCTCGGGGACGAAGACAGAGACACGCACGGACACCAGATGCACAGGCACGAGGCTGGCGGACAGGACAGGTGGCCCTCAGCACACATGGGGCCCTCCCTCGAGGTGAGGACCCTGAGGCTGAGGCCTCCCTGCACACAGGGAGTTGGGCAGCGCCTCTCTTGGACCCTGGACTCAGGGTCTTCACACTGCTGTGCTCCCCTGTTCTGG includes the following:
- the LOC131749837 gene encoding pancreatic lipase-related protein 2, which produces MLPSWTIGLLLLATVRGKEVCYKPFGCFSDEKPWTGILPRPLKLFPWSPKDIDTHFLLYTNENPNNYQRINVTDLATIEASNFQLHRKTRFVIHGFLDKGEEGWIIDLCKKMFQVEKVNCMCVDWKRGARTGYTQAVHNTRVVGAEIAFLIQGLSTQLGYGPENVHLIGHSLGAHTAAEAGRRLGGRVGRITGLDPAQPCFQGTPEEVRLDPSDAMFVDVIHTDSAPIIPFLGFGMSQKVGHLDFYPNGGKEMPGCQKNTLSTIIDINAIWEGTQDFVACNHLRSYKYYSSSILSPDGFLGYPCASYNEFQESGCFPCPAGGCPKMGHYADQFQGKTSAVGQTFFLNTGNSGNFTRWRYRVSVTVAGKKKVRGYIKIALYGSKGNSKQYEIFKGSLQPDASHMHDIDVDLNVGRVQKVKFLWNNDVINLLRPKLGASRITVQSGEDRAEYNFCSSDMVEEDVLQTLYPC